The Coffea arabica cultivar ET-39 chromosome 8e, Coffea Arabica ET-39 HiFi, whole genome shotgun sequence genome window below encodes:
- the LOC113704246 gene encoding uncharacterized protein isoform X2, whose product MSFSGSSIDSGSQTTGRTFEFGRTHVVRPRGKHQATIVWLHGLGDKGASWSQLLESLPLPNIKWICPTAPTRPVAALGGFPCTAWFDVGDIAEDTSYDLEGLDASAAHVANLLSTEPADIKLGIGGFSMGAATALYSATCHALGQYLNGNLYQVNLNSVVGLSGWLPCSGMLRNRIEGSVTAVRRAASLPILLCHGSGDDVVAYAHGEKSARTLSSSGFQNLTFRKYDGLGHYTIPEETDEVCRWLISMLELDGS is encoded by the exons ATGAGCTTCAGTGGCTCCAGCATAGATTCTG GTAGCCAAACAACAGGGCGGACATTTGAATTTGGAAGGACTCATGTTGTTCGGCCCAGAGGGAAACACCAAGCAACTATAGTTTGGCTGCATGGCCTTGGCGATAAGGGGGCGAG CTGGTCACAGCTTCTTGAAAGTCTTCCCCTACCCAAT ATAAAATGGATATGCCCAACTGCTCCTACGCGTCCAGTTGCAGCACTTGGTGGTTTTCCATGCACTGCTT GGTTTGATGTAGGAGATATTGCAGAAGATACATCTTATGATTTGGAGGGTTTAGATGCATCTGCTGCACATGTTGCGAATCTCTTGTCAACTGAACCTGCTGATA TTAAACTTGGTATTGGGGGTTTTAGTATGGGTGCTGCAACAGCTCTCTACTCTGCTACATGTCATGCTCTAGGACAATATCTAAATGGAAACTTGTACCAGGTGAACCTCAACTCAGTTGTTGGTCTTAGTGGCTGGCTTCCATGTTCAGG GATGCTGAGGAACCGGATAGAAGGATCAGTCACAGCTGTGAGGCGTGCAGCTTCATTGCCTATTTTGCTCTGTCATGGCTCTG GTGATGATGTGGTGGCATATGCACATGGAGAGAAATCTGCACGAACCCTTAGTTCATCTGGCTTTCAGAACCTCACATTCAGAAAATATGATGG GCTTGGTCACTATACTATCCCTGAAGAAACAGATGAAGTTTGCCGGTGGCTCATTTCAATGTTGGAACTTGATGGATCGTAA
- the LOC140012789 gene encoding uncharacterized protein has protein sequence MQGQTFTIDLMVPPIERCEVVLGIQWLSTIRDVKCNFADLKMEFLSGGKNMVLRGSKQGVVQYVSKKKMQKLFKKPEEVEATKLCLISTHREEDPVVLVKKKDGTWRICIEYRELNTATIKDKFPIPLIEELLDGLFGAKLFTELDLRSGYYQIRMNEQDIHKTAFRTHESHYEFLSLMNCIFKPYLKKFLLVFFDDILIYSAIRSERLQHLQCVLEILRHHHLKLKESKCAFTVSQIDYLGHVISEQGVIADSSKISAIQQWPIPTTLKELRGFLGLTGYYKKFIQGYGQLAKPLTYLTKKQSFHWSPTAAQAFNALKQAMMTPPVLALPNFSTDFVIETDASGIGIEAVLMQSGRPLAYYSHALAPQYQGLSVYDREMKAPLPIPDRVWKDISMDFIEGLLVSRQTSVILVVVDRLSKYAHFMALAHPYSVITVAQVFMDIAFKLHVLKKKVGNQPVFATLSHEVDDQGQLLAEPMAILDRRIVKRGNKAVTQWDKSHQMSCPSAGVRVLDWISEVTSRAVPLRTMAEEVTLVIRWQGASEVTKTDGDSPWDEGVISTRVEMTIIRNYCESVPCLAGMTTLNVQSPTRESNEILVKRILERRKRE, from the exons ATGCAAGGCCAAACTTTCACTATTGATCTAATGGTCCCACCTATAGAGAGATGTGAGGTGGTTTTGGGAATCCAGTGGCTCTCCACTATTAGGGATGTCAAGTGCAACTTTGCAGACCTCAAGATGGAATTCCTTAGCGGGGGAAAGAACATGGTACTGAGAGGTTCGAAACAAGGCGTTGTCCAATATGTTTCTAAAAAGAAGATGCAGAAATTGTTCAAGAAACCAGAGGAGGTGGAAGCTACAAAATTATGCCTTATCTCTACTCACAGAGAGGAGGATCCTG TGGTGTTagtaaagaaaaaggatggaacctGGAGAATATGCATAGAATATAGAGAACTCAATACTGCCACTATAAAGGACAAATTTCCTATACCACTGATTGAGGAGTTATTGGATGGACTTTTTGGGGCTAAACTTTTCACCGAACTAGACTTGAGATCTGGATATTATCAGATTAGAATGAATGAACAGGATATTCACAAAACTGCTTTTAGGACGCATGAAAGTCACTATGAGTTTTTG AGCCTAATGAATTGCATATTCAAGCCCTATCTCAAGAAGTTTCTATTAGTCTTCTTCGATGATATCTTGATATATAGCGCGATACGGAGTGAACGTTTACAGCATCTGCAATGTGTACTGGAGATTCTGAGGCATCATCACTTGAAGCTTAAAGAAAGCAAGTGTGCCTTCACTGTTTCTCAAATTGATTATCTGGGGCATGTCATTTCGGAGCAAGGAGTAATTGCAGACAGCAGTAAAATTAGTGCAATCCAGCAATGGCCCATACCTACTACACTTAAAGAACTCAGGGGATTTCTTGGTCTCACAGGTTATTACAAAAAATTCATCCAAGGATATGGACAATTGGCAAAACCTTTGACATatttaaccaaaaaacaaaGCTTTCATTGGTCCCCTACTGCTGCTCAAGCTTTCAATGCCTTGAAGCAAGCCATGATGACTCCACCAGTATTAGCACTACCTAATTTTTCCACAGATTTTGTAATAGAAACCGATGCCTCTGGAATTGGCATAGAGGCTGTATTGATGCAATCTGGCAGACCATTGGCTTACTATAGTCACGCATTGGCTCCTCAATACCAAGGATTGTCGGTCTATGATCGAGAAATGAAGGCG CCTTTGCCAATACCTGACAGAGTGTGGAAGGATATCTCTATGGATTTCATAGAGGGGTTACTTGTATCTCGGCAGACATCAGTGATCCTTGTAGTGGTGGATAGGTTGAGTAAATATGCTCACTTCATGGCCCTCGCTCACCCTTATTCTGTCATTACAGTGGCGCAAGTTTTTATGGATATTGCTTTTAAACTCCATG TTCTCAAGAAAAAGGTTGGCAATCAGCCGGTCTTTGCAACTCTTTCCCATGAGGTGGATGATCAGGGCCAGTTACTTGCTGAACCTATGGCAATACTAGATCGGAGGATTGTTAAAAGGGGTAATAAGGCTGTTACCCAATG GGACAAGTCTCATCAGATGTCCTGTCCTTCTGCGGGTGTCAGGGTCTTAGACTGGATCTCCGAGGTCACGTCAAGAGCAGTGCCATTGAGGACTATGGCTGAGGAGGTCACTTTGGTCATCCGTTGGCAGGGTGCATCCGAGGTGACCAAAACGGATGGGGATAGCCCATGGGATGAGGGGGTCATCTCGACACGTGTCGAGATGACCATTATCAGAAACTACTGTGAGTCTGTCCCCTGCCTAGCCGGGATGACCACCCTCAATGTGCAATCTCCCACGAGGGAGTCaaatgagattttggttaaaagAATTTTAGAGAGAAGGAAGAGAGAATGA
- the LOC113704246 gene encoding acyl-protein thioesterase 1 isoform X1, with translation MLGKIQCQKGIMFHIHICRQCMVINRGGRDLIFCTLQVLLVFIVAVASFTLWGFVQLQDELQWLQHRFCQTTGRTFEFGRTHVVRPRGKHQATIVWLHGLGDKGASWSQLLESLPLPNIKWICPTAPTRPVAALGGFPCTAWFDVGDIAEDTSYDLEGLDASAAHVANLLSTEPADIKLGIGGFSMGAATALYSATCHALGQYLNGNLYQVNLNSVVGLSGWLPCSGMLRNRIEGSVTAVRRAASLPILLCHGSGDDVVAYAHGEKSARTLSSSGFQNLTFRKYDGLGHYTIPEETDEVCRWLISMLELDGS, from the exons ATGCTAGGAAAAATCCAATGCCAAAAAGGAATCATGTTCCATATTCACATTTGCAGACAATGCATGGTTATAAATAGAGGTGGCCGTGACTTGATTTTCTGCACATTGCAGGTGCTTCTTGTATTTATAGTTGCAGTAGCTAGCTTTACCTTGTGGGGTTTTGTACAACTTCAAGATGAGCTTCAGTGGCTCCAGCATAGATTCTG CCAAACAACAGGGCGGACATTTGAATTTGGAAGGACTCATGTTGTTCGGCCCAGAGGGAAACACCAAGCAACTATAGTTTGGCTGCATGGCCTTGGCGATAAGGGGGCGAG CTGGTCACAGCTTCTTGAAAGTCTTCCCCTACCCAAT ATAAAATGGATATGCCCAACTGCTCCTACGCGTCCAGTTGCAGCACTTGGTGGTTTTCCATGCACTGCTT GGTTTGATGTAGGAGATATTGCAGAAGATACATCTTATGATTTGGAGGGTTTAGATGCATCTGCTGCACATGTTGCGAATCTCTTGTCAACTGAACCTGCTGATA TTAAACTTGGTATTGGGGGTTTTAGTATGGGTGCTGCAACAGCTCTCTACTCTGCTACATGTCATGCTCTAGGACAATATCTAAATGGAAACTTGTACCAGGTGAACCTCAACTCAGTTGTTGGTCTTAGTGGCTGGCTTCCATGTTCAGG GATGCTGAGGAACCGGATAGAAGGATCAGTCACAGCTGTGAGGCGTGCAGCTTCATTGCCTATTTTGCTCTGTCATGGCTCTG GTGATGATGTGGTGGCATATGCACATGGAGAGAAATCTGCACGAACCCTTAGTTCATCTGGCTTTCAGAACCTCACATTCAGAAAATATGATGG GCTTGGTCACTATACTATCCCTGAAGAAACAGATGAAGTTTGCCGGTGGCTCATTTCAATGTTGGAACTTGATGGATCGTAA